A DNA window from Hemibagrus wyckioides isolate EC202008001 linkage group LG11, SWU_Hwy_1.0, whole genome shotgun sequence contains the following coding sequences:
- the gpr17 gene encoding uracil nucleotide/cysteinyl leukotriene receptor has product MAMEFSPTVLPTLLPNQTTESCEPVDNTVENLFFGLYYIIVFLLALNGNSLALWIFSRQRGASSPANVFLMHLAIADLSYVIILPLRATYHLTGGHWPFGEVPCRVAGFLFYVNMYASLYFLACVAGDRYLAVVHAVSSLKVRHARFAHITSFALWALVIVAMAPLLVTKQTIEANGSTVCLQLYREKASRRALVSLIVAFTPPFLATLSCYLLIVNSLRKGLRMEPVLKMRALRTIGLVMLIYVVCFLPYHVSRATFILGYGHPDLSCQTQRGLALANRLTSSLTCLNGALDPLVYLFGAEKFRGTVQRLLCRDKSGGSAATSGDLKGTHESSLSAKSEL; this is encoded by the coding sequence ATGGCCATGGAGTTCTCTCCCACTGTGCTTCCCACACTGCTGCCCAATCAGACAACTGAGAGCTGTGAGCCTGTAGACAACACAGTGGAGAATCTCTTCTTTGGCCTCTACTACATTATTGTCTTTCTTCTTGCCCTGAATGGCAACAGCCTTGCCCTGTGGATCTTCTCACGTCAAAGAGGAGCCTCCTCCCCAGCTAACGTCTTCTTGATGCACCTTGCCATAGCTGACCTTTCTTATGTTATTATTTTGCCACTAAGAGCCACATACCACTTGACAGGAGGTCACTGGCCATTTGGAGAGGTTCCTTGCCGTGTAGCTGGCTTCCTTTTCTATGTTAACATGTATGCCAGTCTTTACTTCCTGGCTTGTGTAGCTGGTGATCGATACCTTGCTGTGGTGCATGCTGTTAGCTCATTGAAAGTCCGCCATGCCCGCTTTGCCCACATAACCAGCTTTGCTCTGTGGGCTCTAGTAATTGTAGCCATGGCTCCTCTGTTGGTGACCAAGCAGACTATAGAAGCCAATGGCTCCACAGTGTGCTTGCAGTTGTATAGAGAGAAAGCTTCCCGCCGAGCCTTAGTCTCCCTTATTGTTGCATTCACACCTCCTTTCCTGGCAACACTCTCGTGCTACCTGCTCATAGTGAACAGTCTGAGGAAGGGTTTGAGGATGGAGCCTGTGCTGAAGATGCGAGCATTACGTACAATCGGACTGGTCATGCTCATCTATGTGGTGTGCTTCCTGCCATACCATGTGAGCCGGGCCACGTTTATCCTGGGTTATGGGCATCCAGATCTGTCCTGCCAAACACAGCGAGGTCTAGCCCTGGCTAACCGCCTCACCTCCTCTCTTACCTGTCTGAATGGAGCTCTGGACCCATTGGTATACCTTTTTGGAGCAGAGAAATTCAGAGGTACTGTGCAAAGACTCCTGTGCAGGGATAAATCAGGTGGATCTGCAGCTACAAGTGGAGATCTTAAAGGGACACATGAGAGTTCCCTGAGCGCAAAATCAGAGCTCTGA
- the LOC131361154 gene encoding unconventional myosin-VIIa, with the protein MVVLRQGDYVWVDTSIGVPIGAEVRISESGQIQLIDDEGKEHKVKKQDSSLKHMHASSINGVDDMIRLGDLNEAGLLRNLLIRHREGIIYTYTGSILVAVNPYQLLPIYTPEQVQMYTNRRLGELPPHVFAIADSCFFNMRRSRQDQCCIISGESGAGKTESTKLMLQFLAAVSGQRSWIEQQILEANPILEAFGNAKTIRNDNSSRFGKYIDIQFSKGGVIEGARIDQYLLEKSRVCRQAEEERNYHIFYYMLMGMQAEQKKILSLGNAVEYNYLTMGKCTSCEGRDDIKEYAHFRSAMKILTFTENDSWEIHKLLAAILHLGNMDFEGTISNNLEGCDIISSKHFNMAAQLLEVDLKTLDVSLTQRSFMTNKESVSKPLSSDQASDGRDAFVKAIYGRLFVWIVEKINSAIFKPPSEGSSDTRHSIGLLDIFGFENFTQNSFEQLCINYANEQLQQFFVKHVFKMEQEEYTHENIVWKHIDYIDNQGTLDVLASKPLNILSLIDEESHFPKGTDTTLLQKMQKYHEKSKVYIPPRNSHVTNFGIEHFAGAVYYDSKGFLEKNRDALSSDLIILVESSTNKLLKQIFQSDLSTNGKSSANPKMMMSSTSSMRQVTDTKKRVPTLCGQFRQSLDSLMKTLTACQPYFIRCIKPNDFKKPMLFDRELCLRQLRYSGMMETIRIRKAGYPIRHTFQQFLDRYRVLLNSVICDPKTESAKACCESICKNTLGAGDDWKIGKTKVFLKDFHDTMLELKRDKALNEKALIIQKVLRGCKHRKQFLKQRSAAVVVQKYWRGHQGRKLYKVVQLGYARLQAIVHSRQLARQYELERKAALLLQAQIHTYFARKEWKRKRAAVILLQAHVRGMRARKIVQKMKNDEFLSLQERRAEELAALERQRKLEEILRQKREKEAAEQSELINDQEMVDTIFGFLPNMVGGQEGQAPSGFEDLDRKRTVMEEVDLDDAPMVEELPEEDYDDLDEYSFSKFASMYFQGAATPTHIRQRLRQPLLYHEEENDVLASLTVWWLILRFMGDLPEPKAQKVPTSRSAFADYSLQQDVASRQDRRLSHMVGLDQKVLRSKNLRKDSSVPEVQSQRKSSTFTDLLSGKRKTSSMTEDAVLPRKASAIPLEGGKNRKSSTFVDLLTRNRKTSTIPEEGSSIRKTSRKPSIIEEEPEDGSEVSRPPTVQTISEEDENRIDEGLTLDRPLSALEKLQIIVGYGIVRRDLRDEIFCQICKQLQENGNRSSFYRGWILLSLCLGIFPPTERFIKYLQSFIRLGPVGYAPYCAERLRRTVANGVRGEPPSWLELQATKTKKPMVISVTLMDGRTLSLPVDSASTSKEVCQILSQKVKLQDTFGFSLYVAVFDKVWSLGSGREHVMDAISQCEQEVKRKGGQEQHAPWRLYFRKEIFTPWHDCSLDSTSTDLIYRQVIRGLKNGEFQGEKEDVIVQLAAKHFFVQHRSDDSMERAKSVVQDCVTSKLLEDKSEDKWIQMVHTAHVKGPYINSEIKVDHVKAEVVEYVRQKWPLFFSRFFEVSRISGPSLPKNKFILAINWTGITFLDERERKLLELSYPMVNAINTKRSQTVCLLSLKGDFMLSAGNAEEIVELIVLFQAGLTERSQYAVALQEVNRQDDPTFLSFKKAELILLIKDNEFSSNRGWVKGQNERTGQKGAVPMDAIYIIPTLTKPSDEVLSLLSMSPDQRKNIVNDTIKGTITDRVPLATLKEFSIEYFRPPTKDVNRQVISKNVAPERLWANSREPIRQPLLKRLLGNPELSHQACQAFIAILKYMGDYPTRQIQSPLELTDQIFEPATQNEALRDEIYCQIMKQMTSNNNRHSLDQGWQLLWLCCGLFSPSNSLLKHAQRFLETRRREPLASECLRRLQGALRMEPRKLPPHQVELDAIQHNRVKIFHNVFFPNDTAETFEVATNTKIRDLIKSIADKLGLISDVGFSIFVKTPDKVLSLNEVDYFFDSLRQITNWSRKNKMAKDGGPVNISYKVYFMRKLWFNVIPGRDLEADCIFHYPQEFPKYLRGYHRCTKEEMVQLAALLFRVKVKDDKTQFVMIPKMLKELVPNDQLKAMSAEDWKKSIIATYNKQANMTAEDAMVAFLKVIFKWPTFGCAFFEVKQTSEPNFPDIVRLAISKLGVTIIHPKTKEVLAKHPLNMIANWCSGSTYFHMTVGNLVKGNKILCETSLGYKIDDLLTSYVNMYLNESRAPRTRNRR; encoded by the exons ATGGTGGTCTTAAGACAG GGAGATTATGTGTGGGTGGACACCAGCATAGGTGTGCCGATCGGTGCTGAGGTCAGAATCTCAGAATCGGGCCAAATTCAGCTGATAGATGATGAAGGAAAG GAGCACAAGGTCAAGAAACAGGACAGCTCCCTGAAGCACATGCACGCCTCGTCCATTAATGGCGTAGATGACATGATTCGGCTGGGCGACCTCAACGAGGCTGGTCTGCTCAGGAACCTTCTGATTCGCCACAGGGAAGGAATCATCTAT ACATACACAGGGTCAATTCTGGTGGCAGTAAACCCATACCAGCTGCTGCCCATCTACACTCCAGAGCAGGTGCAGATGTACACAAACCGTCGTCTAGGTGAATTGCCCCCTCATGTGTTCGCCATTGCAGACAGCTGCTTCTTTAACATGCGCCGCAGTCGCCAAGACCAGTGCTGCATCATCAG TGGGGAGTCTGGTGCAGGGAAGACAGAGAGCACCAAACTGATGCTGCAGTTCCTGGCAGCAGTAAGTGGACAGCGATCGTGGATAGAGCAACAGATCCTTGAAGCCAATCCCATCCTGGAAG CCTTTGGTAATGCAAAGACCATTCGCAATGATAACTCAAGCCGCTTTGGGAAGTACATCGATATCCAGTTCAGTAAGGGGGGAGTGATTGAAGGAGCCCGCATTGATCAGTATCTGCTGGAGAAATCACGTGTCTGTCGACAG GCTGAagaggagaggaactaccataTTTTCTACTACATGCTAATGGGCATGCAGGCTGAACAGAAGAAGATTTTGTCTTTGGGTAATGCCGTGGAGTACAATTACCTGACCATG GGCAAATGCACTTCCTGCGAAGGGCGGGATGATATAAAGGAATACGCCCACTTCCGCTCAGCCATGAAGATCTTAACATTCACAGAGAATGATTCCTGGGAAATTCACAAGCTGCTTGCTGCCATCCTCCATCTAGGCAACATGGATTTTGAAG gCACCATTTCAAATAATTTGGAAGGCTGTGATATTATCTCCTCTAAGCAtttcaacatggctgctcagtTGTTggag GTGGACCTTAAGACTCTAGATGTAAGTTTGACTCAGAGGTCCTTCATGACTAACAAAGAGAGTGTATCTAAACCTCTTTCCTCAGACCAAGCAAGTGATGGCAGGGATGCCTTTGTAAAG GCTATCTATGGAAGACTGTTTGTGTGGATTGTGGAGAAAATCAACAGTGCCATATTCAAGCCACCATCTGAAGGTTCCAGTGATACCCGTCACTCAATAGGCTTGCTGGACATCTTTGGATTTGAAAACTTCACACAAAACAG ctttgAACAGCTGTGCATTAACTATGCCAATGAGCAGCTACAGCAGTTCTTTGTGAAGCATGTCTTTAAGATGGAGCAGGAGGAGTACACCCATGAGAACATTGTCTGGAAACACATCGACTACATCGACAACCAGGGAACCCTCGATGTGCTGGCCAGCAAACCTCTCAACATTCTTTCTCTTATTGATGAGGAGAGTCACTTCCCTAAG GGCACAGACACCACCTTGCTGCAAAAGATGCAGAAGTATCATGAGAAAAGCAAAGTCTACATCCCTCCAAGGAACAGTCATGTTACAAATTTTGGAATCGAACATTTTGCCGGGGCAGTTTATTATGACTCAAAAG GTTTTCTGGAAAAGAACCGGGATGCTCTTAGTTCAGATCTCATCATATTGGTGGAAAGTTCTACCAATAAGCTCCTAAAACAGATCTTCCAGAGTGATCTCTCCACTAATGGGAAGAGCAGTGCCAACCCCAAAATGATGATGTCTTCAACGAGCTCTATGAGG CAAGTGACAGACACTAAGAAGCGAGTGCCCACTTTATGTGGACAGTTTCGTCAGTCCTTGGACTCCTTGATGAAAACTCTGACTGCATGCCAGCCTTACTTCATTCGCTGCATCAAACCGAATGACTTTAAGAAACCCATG CTGTTCGACAGAGAGCTGTGTCTGCGTCAGCTGCGCTATTCGGGTATGATGGAGACCATTCGCATCAGGAAAGCTGGCTACCCCATCCGTCACACCTTCCAACAATTTCTGGATCGATATCGTGTCCTGCTCAACTCTGTCATCTGTGACCCAAAAACT GAGAGTGCCAAGGCATGCTGTGAGAGTATCTGTAAGAATACACTTGGTGCTGGTGATGACTGGAAAATTGGCAAAACCAAAGTGTTTTTGAAG GATTTCCATGATACCATGTTGGAGCTGAAACGAGACAAGGCCTTGAACGAGAAAGCACTTATCATCCAGAAAGTTCTAAGAGGATGCAAGCACAG GAAACAGTTTCTTAAACAAAGGTCTGCTGCTGTGGTTGTGCAGAAGTACTGGCGCGGACACCAAGGCAGAAAACTCTATAAAGTG GTCCAGTTGGGATATGCTCGTCTTCAGGCTATTGTCCACTCTCGGCAGTTAGCTCGACAGTATGAACTAGAGCGCAAGGCAGCCTTGCTACTGCAGGCACAGATCCACACCTACTTTGCTAGGAAGGAGTGGAAACGAAAGAGAGCTGCTGTCATCCTTCTACAGGCTCACGTCAGAGGCATGCGTGCCCGGAAAATTGTTCAGAAGATGAAGAATGAT GAATTTTTGTCACTGCAAGAGCGCAGGGCAGAAGAGCTAGCTGCTctggagagacagaggaagtTAGAGGAAATTCTCCgtcagaaaagagaaaaagaggctGCTGAACAGTCTGAGTTAATCAATGATCAGGAAATGGTGGATACGATCTTTGGCTTCCTGCCCAACATGGTGGGAGGGCAAGAGGGCCAGGCACCTTCAGGCTTTGAG GATTTGGATAGAAAGCGGACTGTGATGGAGGAAGTAGACCTGGATGATGCACCTATGGTGGAAGAGCTTCCTGAGGAAGATTATGATGATCTAGATGAATACTCATTCTCCAAGTTTGCATCGATGTACTTCCAGGGTGCTGCAACCCCCACCCACATCCGCCAGAGACTGCGCCAACCACTGTTGTACCATGAAGAGGAAAATGATGTGTTG GCTTCTCTAACAGTATGGTGGCTCATCCTGAGGTTTATGGGAGATCTTCCTGAACCAAAAGCTCAGAAAGTCCCTACAAGCAGATCAGCATTTGCTGATTACTCTCTACAGCAGGATGTGGCATCCAGGCAAGACAGACGTCTCAGCCATATGGTTGGCCTGGACCAG aaagtGTTGAGGAGCAAAAACTTAAGGAAAGATTCTTCAGTCCCAGAAGTGCAGTCTCAGAGAAAGTCCTCAACATTTACAGACCTGCtgtcaggaaaaagaaaaacatcatcCATGACAGAGGACGCTGTACTACCTCGGAAAGCTTCAGCCATACCATTGGAAGGTGgcaaaaacaggaagtcatcTACCTTTGTTGATCTGCTGACCCGGAACAGAAAGACGTCCACAATTCCTGAGGAAGGGTCATCAATTAGGAAGACTTCCCGGAAACCATCCATCATTGAGGAAGAG CCAGAGGATGGCTCTGAGGTTTCCAGACCACCCACTGTACAAACTATTAGTGAGGAAGATGAGAATAGAATTGATGAAGGTCTCACCCTGGACCGTCCACTCTCAGCTCTTGAAAAGTTGCAGATCATTGTAGGATATGGCATTGTAAGACGAGACCTTAG AGATGAGATCTTCTGTCAGATTTGTAAGCAGCTCCAAGAGAATGGGAATCGCAGCAGCTTCTACCGAGGGTGGATCCTTCTTTCTCTGTGCCTGGGCATCTTCCCTCCCACTGAGCGCTTCATTAAG TACCTGCAAAGCTTTATTCGTCTTGGCCCAGTTGGATATGCTCCATACTGTGCAGAAAGACTGAGGCGCACTGTGGCCAATGGTGTACGTGGAGAGCCTCCCAGCTGGCTTGAGCTACAG gcaactaaaactaaaaaaccCATGGTCATCTCTGTGACTCTTATGGATGGGCGAACCCTCAGTCTGCCTGTGGACTCAGCATCAACTTCTAAAGAGGTCTGCCAGATTCtctcacaaaaagttaaactACAAGACACATTTGGCTTCTCTCTTTATGTAGCAGTTTTTGACAAG GTTTGGTCTCTCGGTAGTGGACGTGAGCATGTGATGGATGCTATATCACAGTGTGAGCAGGAGGTGAAGAGGAAGGGTGGGCAGGAGCAGCATGCCCCCTGGCGTCTCTACTTCCGCAAAGAGATATTCACACCCTGGCATGACTGCAGCCTGGACAGCACCAGCACAGATCTCATCTACAGACAGGTCATTAGAGGACTGAAGAATGGCGAGTTCCAGGGTGAGAAG GAGGATGTAATTGTCCAGCTGGCAGCGAAGCATTTCTTTGTGCAGCATCGCTCAGACGACAGTATGGAGAGGGCAAAGAGTGTTGTTCAGGATTGTGTTACCTCCAAACTACTGGAAGACAAATCAGAGGACAAATGGATTCAGATGGTCCACACTGCACATGTCAAG GGTCCATATATAAATTCAGAGATCAAAGTTGATCACGTGAAAGCAGAGGTGGTGGAATATGTACGGCAGAAGTGGCCATTGTTCTTCTCAAGGTTCTTTGAAGTTTCCAGGATTTCAg GTCCTTCCCTACCCAAGAACAAATTTATCTTGGCTATCAACTGGACTGGAATAACCTTCCTGGATGAACGTGAGAGGAAGCTTCTAGAACTCTCCTACCCAATGGTGAATGCCATAAACACAAAGAG AAGCCAGACAGTATGTCTGCTTTCTCTGAAAGGAGATTTCATGCTAAGCGCAGGTAATGCTGAAGAAATTGTTGAGCTGATAGTTCTCTTCCAGGCTGGCCTAACAGAGCGCTCTCAGTATGCTGTGGCTTTGCAGGAGGTCAACAGACAAG aTGATCCTACTTTTCTCAGTTTCAAAAAAGCAGAACTTATCCTCCTCATTAAGGACAATGAATTTTCTTCCAACCGTGGCTGGGTGAAGGGACAGAATGAGCGAACTGGACAAAAAGGGGCAGTACCTATGGATGCCATCTACATTATACCTACTTTGACCAAACCTTCTGATGAAGTTTTG TCTTTGCTCAGCATGTCCCCAGATCAGAGAAAGAATATCGTTAATGACACTATAAAAGGAACCATTACAGACAGAGTACCTCTTGCGACGCTTAAAGAGTTCTCCATTGAGTACTTCAG ACCTCCCACTAAAGATGTGAACAGGCAGGTGATTTCTAAAAATGTGGCACCTGAAAGGCTATGGGCAAACTCCAGGGAGCCCATAAGACAGCCCCTACTTAAGAGATTGCTGGGAAACCCAGAGCTCAGCCATCAGGCCTGCCAGGCCTTCATTG CAATCTTAAAGTACATGGGCGACTATCCCACCAGACAAATTCAGAGTCCGTTGGAGCTCACAGACCAAATCTTTGAACCTGCCACTCAGAATGAAGCACTCAGAGATGAGATCTACTGCCAGATCATGAAGCAGATGACAAGCAACAACAACCG ACACAGCCTGGATCAGGGTTGGCAGCTGCTGTGGCTGTGTTGTGGTTTGTTTTCCCCCAGTAATTCACTGCTGAAACATGCACAGCGCTTTCTGGAAACCCGGCGGCGTGAGCCACTGGCTTCTGAATGCCTGCGACGGCTGCAGGGTGCTCTGAG AATGGAACCCAGGAAGCTTCCTCCTCACCAGGTTGAGCTGGATGCCATTCAACACAACCGTGTTAAAATCTTCCACAATGTCTTTTTCCCTAATGACACAGCGGAG ACATTTGAAGTCGCAACTAATACTAAGATCCGAGATCTGATCAAATCTATTGCTGATAAACTCGGGCTGATCTCAGATGTTGGCTTCAGCATCTTTGTCAAAACACCAGACAAG GTTCTGAGTTTGAATGAGGTAGACTACTTCTTTGACAGTCTGAGACAGATCACTAACTGGTCCAGAAAAAATAAGATGGCGAAGGATG GAGGACCGGTGAATATTTCTTATAAGGTATATTTCATGAGGAAATTGTGGTTCAATGTAATCCCTGGCAGAGATCTGGAAGCAGATTGCATTTTCCACTATCCTCAG GAGTTCCCCAAGTATCTGCGTGGATACCACCGCTGCACTAAAGAGGAAATGGTGCAGCTGGCCGCTCTCCTCTTCAGGGTTAAAGTGAAAGATGATAAGACTCAGTTTGTTATGATCCCTAAGATGCTGAAAGAGCTTGTTCCAAATGATCAACTAAAAGCCATGTCAGCAGAGGACTGGAAAAAG AGCATTATTGCTACGTACAACAAGCAGGCAAACATGACAGCAGAGGATGCCATGGTGGCCTTCCTGAAGGTCATCTTTAAGTGGCCCACATTTGGCTGTGCCTTCTTTGAAGTGAAG CAAACATCTGAGCCTAATTTCCCTGATATTGTGAGGCTTGCCATCAGCAAACTGGGGGTCACAATCATACATCCTAAAACCaaa GAAGTCCTAGCAAAACACCCGTTGAATATGATTGCAAACTGGTGCAGTGGGAGCACATACTTCCACATGACTGTAGGCAATCTGGTCAAAGGAAACAAGATTCTCTGTGAAACCTCCCTG GGCTACAAAATCGATGATCTGTTGACGTCCTACGTCAACATGTATCTGAATGAAAGCAGAGCACCAAGAACCAGGAATCGGCGCTAG